One segment of Buteo buteo chromosome 6, bButBut1.hap1.1, whole genome shotgun sequence DNA contains the following:
- the NPC2 gene encoding NPC intracellular cholesterol transporter 2 gives MVPSPLALLLALGAAATALAEPLRFVDCGSKDGSIQEVNVSPCPTQPCLLHKGTSYSINVTFASKIESQGSKARVYGEMLHVDIPFPIPEPDGCKSGIQCPIQKGHSYSYLNKLPVKSEYPSIKLIVKWELVDDQDQMLFCWKIPVQITG, from the exons atggtGCCGTCCCCGCTCGCCCTGCTGCTGGCGCTGggcgccgccgccaccgccctGGCTGAGCCCCTCCGCTTCGTCGACTGCG GTTCCAAAGACGGCAGCATCCAAGAGGTGAACGTGAGCCCCTGCCCCacgcagccctgcctgctccacaAGGGGACATCCTACAGCATCAACGTCACCTTCGCCAGCA AGATCGAGAGCCAGGGCAGCAAAGCAAGGGTGTACGGTGAGATGCTGCACGTGGACATACCCTTTCCCATTCCTGAGCCTGATGGATGCAAGTCCGGGATCCAGTGCCCCATTCAGAAGGGCCATTCCTACAGCTACCTGAATAAACTCCCTGTGAAGAGCGAGTACCCCAGT atTAAACTGATTGTGAAGTGGGAGCTGGTCGATGACCAGGACCAGATGTTGTTCTGCTGGAAGATACCAGTGCAGATCACCGGCTGA
- the ISCA2 gene encoding iron-sulfur cluster assembly 2 homolog, mitochondrial isoform X1, with protein MAALAGSGGGGQPMGGRGRGAEAGGGGSMAAPGALRGWWRLALGGRMRRYRSAAGPLGPLGWCPAPLRRGRALPRPPPRPACAVGRPLRWASSFSQPGPTESDPSEGQVFLSESCVKRLLEITEGSEFLRLQVEGGGCSGFQYKFSLDTVINPDDRVFEQGGARVVVDVDSLAFVKGSMVDFSQELIRSSFQVVSNPQAEKGCSCGTSFSVKF; from the exons ATGGCGGCCCTCGccggaagcggcggcggcgggcagccaatgggcgggcgggggcggggcgctgaggcgggcggcgggggcagtATGGCGGCGCCGGGGGCTCTGAGGGGCTGGTGGAGGTTGGCGTTGGGCGGCCGGATGAGGAGGTACCGCTCCGCGGCGGGCCCGCTCGGTCCCCTCGG CTGGTGTCCCGCTCCGCTGCGCCGAGGACGAGCGCTGCCGAGGCCCCCGCCGCGCCCTGCCTGTGCGGTTGGCCGCCCGCTGCGGTGGGCATCGTCCTTCTCCCAGCCGGGCCCGACGGAGAGCGACCCCAGCGAGGGACAGGTCTTCCTCAGCGAGAGCTGCGTGAAG aggctgctggagaTTACAGAAGGCTCAGAGTTtctcaggctgcaggtggaaGGAGGAGGCTGCTCTGGATTCCAGTACAAGTTTTCCCTGGACACAGTTATCAATCCTGATGACAG ggtGTTTGAACAAGGTGGTGCCCGTGTGGTCGTGGATGTGGACAGCCTGGCCTTTGTCAAAGGTTCCATGGTGGACTTCAGCCAGGAGCTGATTCGCAGCTCCttccaggtggtgagcaaccCCCAGGCAGAGAAGGGTTGCTCATGTGGGACTTCCTTCTCTGTCAAATTCTGA
- the ISCA2 gene encoding iron-sulfur cluster assembly 2 homolog, mitochondrial isoform X2, which translates to MAALAGSGGGGQPMGGRGRGAEAGGGGSMAAPGALRGWWRLALGGRMRSWCPAPLRRGRALPRPPPRPACAVGRPLRWASSFSQPGPTESDPSEGQVFLSESCVKRLLEITEGSEFLRLQVEGGGCSGFQYKFSLDTVINPDDRVFEQGGARVVVDVDSLAFVKGSMVDFSQELIRSSFQVVSNPQAEKGCSCGTSFSVKF; encoded by the exons ATGGCGGCCCTCGccggaagcggcggcggcgggcagccaatgggcgggcgggggcggggcgctgaggcgggcggcgggggcagtATGGCGGCGCCGGGGGCTCTGAGGGGCTGGTGGAGGTTGGCGTTGGGCGGCCGGATGAGGAG CTGGTGTCCCGCTCCGCTGCGCCGAGGACGAGCGCTGCCGAGGCCCCCGCCGCGCCCTGCCTGTGCGGTTGGCCGCCCGCTGCGGTGGGCATCGTCCTTCTCCCAGCCGGGCCCGACGGAGAGCGACCCCAGCGAGGGACAGGTCTTCCTCAGCGAGAGCTGCGTGAAG aggctgctggagaTTACAGAAGGCTCAGAGTTtctcaggctgcaggtggaaGGAGGAGGCTGCTCTGGATTCCAGTACAAGTTTTCCCTGGACACAGTTATCAATCCTGATGACAG ggtGTTTGAACAAGGTGGTGCCCGTGTGGTCGTGGATGTGGACAGCCTGGCCTTTGTCAAAGGTTCCATGGTGGACTTCAGCCAGGAGCTGATTCGCAGCTCCttccaggtggtgagcaaccCCCAGGCAGAGAAGGGTTGCTCATGTGGGACTTCCTTCTCTGTCAAATTCTGA